ACTGCGCGAAGTTACCCGGCTGGCCGTTGATCAGGCAGTCGGTTGCGCTGAATCCCTTGGCCGGGAAGCGGATGCGGTCGCCTTCGCCCTGTGTGAACAGGTTGATGATGTCGATCTGTGCGTACTTGTTCTCGGGCAGCGGGACGTGCATGACCAGTGCGCGCTCGCCATCGAATTCCAGTGTCTCGCCGTTGACCACCAGCGGGCTGGCGCGACCGAGATCCGACAGGTGAATGCCGGAGATCCAGCCGACCAGCGGCTTCAGGTACATGTCCTCGTAGCCCGGCGCGTTGCGTGCGAACAGCGAATGCACAGCCGAAAACGCCGGCATCACGATGATGGAAAAGCCGTTCTCCGGCGCGTCGGCGCAGACGCGTTCGAGGCTGATCTGGTCGTAGAAGCGGATCATCGGCAGGCCGTTGATCACCGGCACCTGCGCGACGTAGAGCTGGTCGCGCGTGGTGACGCCGCCGTCCTGGCCCATGAAGTAGGGAATGGTGCCGCCTATCCAGTGGCCGCGCGGCAGTTGGCGCAGCAGCGCCTCGTCGCCGGCGACGCTGAAATGACCGCCGCCGCGGATCAGGGCCGTCGCCTCGGACAGCCCCATCATGCGTCCGCTCACGGCGGACGTGTTCTGAGTGGTCATGTAGGTCCGTCCGGGAATCAGTGCGTGCGCAGTTGCGCCAGTTCGTGGCCGAGCATGCGGGCGTTCTTGACGAAATAGCGGTGCAGTTCGCGCAGCTTCAGCATGCGCACCTCGTCGTCGGTGATCACCTCCATCTGGCTGCGCAGTCGCGTCATCAGCAGCTTCAGGCTGAGCGCGCGGATGTCGATGTCGCGCTGGCCCTCGATCAGCTGCAGCCAGACCGGATCGGCCACGTCGGGAATATCGTCGTCGGACGCCGCGGCCGGCGGCGCACTGGGATCAGCCGCGGGCTGTATCGCTGCCGCGGCGGATGCCTTCGACGGCTCGGCGATCGCCGCCTTGCCCTGGTCGAGCGCGAACTTGAATTTCCACAGTTCCTGCAGCGGAATGCCGGTGATGGCACAGATGCCGTTCAGCGAAACACCCTCGTTGAACAGTGCGAACACCTGTTTGGACAGCGCCTGCGAGAAGGGCATGTCGGCCGGGCCGGCCCACGGCAGCGAGCTGAGATCGGCGTTGGGCGGCGCCAGCACGCGCAGATGACAGCGCCAGCCGGCGAGATCGATGTGACGCCAGACGCGCTCCGCCGCCTCCGGCTCCTGCTTGCGCGCCAGGCCGAACCAGCCGCGCTGAACTTCGAGGCCTATCCATGCGTCGATGCGGCGGGCACCCGGATCGAAACGGAAATCGCGTACCGTCCACGGTTCGTTCAACTGCAGCAAGCGTCCCAGCAGGACCTTGTCCAACGCCATCGCTGTCTCCTTCTCCGACCTCGTCCGCCTCCCGCTCGTAGTCAGGAAGTCTTGATTTGGGTTGATTGGCTCGGAATTGCGACGCGCATAGTAACAAAGCGCGTGAAACGGCAGCAGCGCACTGCAGCACGGTAGGCTGCGGGCAATTTGAATGACATGGAACAATCCCGATCCGGACGGTTCGGGATGAGCACCGGAAGGTGCTGAAGGTGTGGTGCGCGGAGAGAGACTCGAACTCTCACGCCTTGCGGCACTGCCCCCTCAAGACAGCGCGTCTACCAATTTCGCCACCCGCGCACTTGGGTAGGGGCGCGAATATACAACAAAAAGGATGATTCTGCGTGAGTGATTTACGTCGTGCCCGGCAGGTGATGTGGGAACTGGTGAAGCCGCACCGCGGCCGTCTGGCGCTGGCGGCGCTCGGTCTGGTGCTGGCCGCCAGTTCGGCGCTGGCGCTCGGCCAGGGCCTGCGCAGCGTGATCGACCAGGGCTTCGCCGCCGGTGATCCGCAGTGGCTGGACCGCGCGCTGGCCGGCACGCTGGGGCTGGTCGTGCTGCTGGCCGGCGCGACCTGGCTGCGCTTCTACAATGTTTCGTGGCTGGGCGAACGGGTGGCGGCCGACCTGCGCACGCGGGTTTACGCCCACCTGCTTACGCTGCCGCCCTCCTTCTTCGAGGCCGGGCGTACCGGCGAGGTCATTTCCAGGCTGACCAACGACACCGCGCAGATCGAGAATGTGGTCGGCTCGACCCTGTCGATCGCGCTGCGCAACACGCTGATGCTGGCCGGCGGCCTGGTCATGCTGGGGCTCACCAGCGGTCGGCTGACGCTGCTGGTGCTGGCCGGCGTGCCGGTGGTGGTGGCGCCTATCGTCATCTTCGGCCGTCGCGTGCGCGGGCTGTCGCGCGAACGCCAGGCACGGGTGGCTGATCTCGGTACCCATGTGGATGAGAGCGTGCACGCCATCCGCATCGTGCAGGCCTGCGGTCACGAGGCGGCCGACCGCACGCATTTTGCGGCGCTGGTCGAGCGCAGCTTCGACACCGGCGTGCGCCGCTATCGCCACACGGCGGTGATGATCGTCATGGTCATCCTGCTGGTGTTCGGCTCGGTTGCCCTCATCCTGTGGGTGGGCGGCCATGACGTGCTGGCCGGGCGCCTCAGCGCCGGCGAACTGTCGGCCTTCGTGTTCTACGCCGCCATCGTCGCCAGTTCGGTCGGCGCGCTGTCCGAGGTATGGGGCGAACTGCAGCGCGCCGCCGGTGCTACCGAACGCCTGATCGAACTGCTGGACACGCAGCCGGACATCGCCGCGCCGGCCGACCCGCAGCCGCTGCCGCAGCCACCGCGCGGCGACATCGCCTTCCGCGGCGTGCGCTTCTGCTATCCCAGCCGACCGGACATTCCGGCGCTGGACCGCTTCGAGCTGACGGTACGCGCCGGCGAGACGGTGGCGCTGGTCGGGCCGTCGGGCGCCGGCAAGTCCACGCTGTTCCAGCTGCTGCTGCGCTTCTATGATCCGCAGGCCGGCACCGTCGAGATCGACGGCGTGCCGCTGGCGCAGGCCGACCCGGCCGCCGTGCGCGCGCGCATCGCGCTGGTGCCGCAGGAAGCGGTCATCTTCGCCGCCAGCGTGGCCGACAACGTGCGCTACGCGCGGCCCGAGGCGAGCGACGACGAGGTCCGCGCCGCCTGCGAGGCGGCCTTTGCCGACGCCTTCATCCGTCAGCTGCCCGGCGGCTATGACAGCCCGCTCGGCGAACGCGGCGTGCGGCTGTCCGGCGGCCAGCGTCAGCGGCTCGCGATCGCGCGTGCCATCCTCGCCGACAGGCCCATCCTGCTGCTGGACGAAGCCACCTCGGCGCTCGACGCAGAGAGCGAGCGCATGGTGCAGGCCGCACTGGCGCCGTTGATGGCCAGCCGTACCACGCTGGTGGTGGCGCACCGCCTGGCTACCGTTCAGCGCGCCGACCGCATCATCGTGCTCGACCACGGCCACGCCATCGAATCCGGCACGCACGCAGAACTGCTGGCGCGCAACGGCCTGTACGCGCAGCTGGCACGGCTGCAGTTCATCGACGACGGCAGCTGAGGTCCGAGCAGTGCTCAGCGTCGCCGCTTCGCCGCG
The window above is part of the Methyloversatilis discipulorum genome. Proteins encoded here:
- a CDS encoding DUF6976 family protein, which codes for MTTQNTSAVSGRMMGLSEATALIRGGGHFSVAGDEALLRQLPRGHWIGGTIPYFMGQDGGVTTRDQLYVAQVPVINGLPMIRFYDQISLERVCADAPENGFSIIVMPAFSAVHSLFARNAPGYEDMYLKPLVGWISGIHLSDLGRASPLVVNGETLEFDGERALVMHVPLPENKYAQIDIINLFTQGEGDRIRFPAKGFSATDCLINGQPGNFAQYVSSRAIDTKLPLVADYSGAMINVSIKSVDANKGTVDFYAPVFDDIEYRFAAPVPDYVSAFHTALPGQTGPIGFSCNCVLNYLYSELEGKRVPAMLGPMTFGEVAYQLLNQTLVYLTIEG
- a CDS encoding ABC transporter transmembrane domain-containing protein, with product MWELVKPHRGRLALAALGLVLAASSALALGQGLRSVIDQGFAAGDPQWLDRALAGTLGLVVLLAGATWLRFYNVSWLGERVAADLRTRVYAHLLTLPPSFFEAGRTGEVISRLTNDTAQIENVVGSTLSIALRNTLMLAGGLVMLGLTSGRLTLLVLAGVPVVVAPIVIFGRRVRGLSRERQARVADLGTHVDESVHAIRIVQACGHEAADRTHFAALVERSFDTGVRRYRHTAVMIVMVILLVFGSVALILWVGGHDVLAGRLSAGELSAFVFYAAIVASSVGALSEVWGELQRAAGATERLIELLDTQPDIAAPADPQPLPQPPRGDIAFRGVRFCYPSRPDIPALDRFELTVRAGETVALVGPSGAGKSTLFQLLLRFYDPQAGTVEIDGVPLAQADPAAVRARIALVPQEAVIFAASVADNVRYARPEASDDEVRAACEAAFADAFIRQLPGGYDSPLGERGVRLSGGQRQRLAIARAILADRPILLLDEATSALDAESERMVQAALAPLMASRTTLVVAHRLATVQRADRIIVLDHGHAIESGTHAELLARNGLYAQLARLQFIDDGS